aaaaacaaggtGGTAGGGGTAGGGATAGGTTCTGCCTGAATTACAATGCTTTAAGTCTCACCTGTATATAAGATCTTATAATCTGGCAATTGGAATTTGAACTTCTCATCCAAGAGTAATAATATTGGAAATCCAATTTCCCTAAATAGAAGTCCCAATATGTCAATTGCATCTTCGTTTTGAAACTCCGGCACCCAAAATCCACATGAGTCAATTATTGTCTGTACAATGTTCTTCAAGTTGGGAGTTCTTGAGAGGCGGACATAGAAGATGTTTCTACCAAACTTGCCTAGTCAAAACAAAATAGCTTTCTAAATCAAGGAGAAAGGATTTTATTGAAATGAATCAAAATGGTATacaatgaaatgaattaaaaattgtCTGGATACAATGAAGCAAAATGGAATACAGTAGTAACTACCTCTGATTTGTGGATCCCGACAGAGCATGTTATCAAGAGTGGTTAGCTCAAATTCACTAACAGTAAGCACAGAAACACCATCTTTCATCAATTTAACCTTCAAATTATTCAAAGGCGCCGGCTCATCCATTCCAATAAATCCAGGCTCTTCAGGAGCACCACACAAACCCCTTATCTGTTTCCCATCAAACTGACCCAAACTCACCATTCTATTCACAATCTTCAAAATCTTGTACATTTCATCCACCTTAACCCTCAGCTCCATCAAATCATTTTTATTCTCGACTTGCACATTAACATTCAAGTGTCTCTCAAGCTTCGCGTCTTGCTTCTTAAGCTTTCCTTGGTAAcctggaaaaaaataaaagttcttCCAAGTAAGCTTCTTGCTTTTTCCAACAAGCTCTTCACCTTCTCTTACGAGAGCCTCTAATCTTCCTATCTCTTCTTTTGGTCGATCCAACAAATCGTTGTAGCCTTTCATTTTTTCAACATAAAGAGCCAAAACATTCAAGGTTTCATTGCTCGTTTTGAGAGTGGAACCAAACTGTAGACCACTATTGATTGTTTGAATAGCGTATTTCACCAGTTCTCCCATTCCAGCTCCAACGGCACCTCCACTCAATAGATCAGTCATAACTATGCAActcttgtgtgtgtgtgtgtgttcttTGGGAGGATAAATAGAAGCAAATCTTGTGTTGTGTCCGTAACAAAGAAAGTAATAATGTGGAATCAAATGTTTTCTACGAGCATCGGatgagaaaaaaaactaatgaacTCAAGTTATTTATAGAAGCAGTCTGACTcagttttgacaaaaaaagaaaagcacGACTTTCATTTTTTAAGGAGGAAATGCTACGGCGTCCTTGTTAAGTATATTTCATTAATAGAAGTTAGTGtgtatttgtaccaaaaaaaaaaaaagaagttagtGTGTAttaaaaattttgttaatttattgttcagtattaaaaattttcaataaatttttacCATTAGTGCATATTGTTGTTTATTCACGaataacataatttatttttggtcttTTGTGTTATAAATATAGTaactttgtattattttttttaggaatagtaactttttggtcttcaaaagttaaaaaaatgttatttttaattcaaattttcattttttagatcACCCGTGTTAAGCGGCACCGGTTAACAAGACCATTTAATTTCGctatcctttcttttttttattttttatttttttttggccgCACAACAAAATATCTTCCATTCAAAATTCGGAACAAGAAGAGTCTTCATTTTTGCATGTGCAGATTGTCGTTTATTCAAGTGGAATCAAACAAATGTTTTCTAGCATTGGATGAGAAGAAAACACATGAACTCAAGTTATTTATAGAGATAGGCTTGTGTTCTGTGTTACTATTTTGTGTTTTATTGACTTTTTTGTACAAGAAATTTCTGCTGCGTTATTATAAAAGAGGTCGatgcattaattaaaaaaaggtgAGGGAGTTATCTGTATATgtgtacaccctccggtcattaatataagcaaaaatttatttcctatgttcatttaataaataatatatgtaacCTATAATTAAGACTgaatacatcattaattgaatgaatctagaaaatggatttttgcttatattagtgaccggagggtgtataatATAGATAGAATTGGTAATAATTgtcctttttttatatttatcatagattttttttacgaaccaagagcaaaatgacataaaaaagaatAGTGTCCAACTAAGTTGGAACACTACTCTAATATTGTCagttgctcatatatattattaaaaaaaggaaaaattacataaaactGGGGGACATAAAATCTGACCCAGTCAACAACCCTAACgggcaaaaataaaataaaatacgataaaataaaataaaaatccacaAAGTGGATCCAACCCTAAACAAATCTAACAATTAAGCGCAGAAGCGCGGGTCTAAAGTTTGGCGAATGAATCGATTGTCAACACGAAATTGGATCACGTGTCATCAACTCCCTGCAACGGCAACAAGCATTGACGACTCTTTCGAGTCCATACAGTCCATGTCAATCAACAGGATGACTAGGATAGAGAA
Above is a genomic segment from Medicago truncatula cultivar Jemalong A17 chromosome 5, MtrunA17r5.0-ANR, whole genome shotgun sequence containing:
- the LOC112421952 gene encoding probable disease resistance protein At5g66900; this encodes MTDLLSGGAVGAGMGELVKYAIQTINSGLQFGSTLKTSNETLNVLALYVEKMKGYNDLLDRPKEEIGRLEALVREGEELVGKSKKLTWKNFYFFPGYQGKLKKQDAKLERHLNVNVQVENKNDLMELRVKVDEMYKILKIVNRMVSLGQFDGKQIRGLCGAPEEPGFIGMDEPAPLNNLKVKLMKDGVSVLTVSEFELTTLDNMLCRDPQIRGKFGRNIFYVRLSRTPNLKNIVQTIIDSCGFWVPEFQNEDAIDILGLLFREIGFPILLLLDEKFKFQLPDYKILYTGET